DNA from Pseudomonas putida:
TGATGTACTGGCCCCGGGGCTACGGGTGGAAGCATTGGCACCAGATGGCCTGGTGGAGGCGATTTCGGTCGAGAACAGCAAGGGGTTTGCCCTGGCCGTGCAATGGCACCCGGAGTTCCAGGTCATGGACAACCCGCAGTACCTGGCCATCTTCCAGTCATTCGGCAAGGCCTGCCGGCAGCGCTCGGTGCTGCGCCAGAGGCTGTTGCTGTCCGCCTGAACAGCCACCTTGCCCACCTACGAAAATACCCGCGCAGCACCGCTGCGCAACTTGATGGAGTGAAGTCAATGAGTGAACAGAATTCGCAGACCCAGGCCTGGCAAGCGCTGAGCCGCGACCACCACCTGGCCCCGTTCAGCGATGTCAAACAACTGGCCGAGAAAGGCCCGCGCATTATCACCTCGGCCAAGGGCGTGTACCTCTGGGACAGTGAAGGTAACAAGATTCTCGATGGCATGGCGGGCCTGTGGTGCGTGGCGGTCGGCTATGGTCGCGACGAGCTGGCCGAGGTCGCCAGCCAGCAGATGAAGCAGCTGCCTTACTACAACCTGTTCTTCCAGACTGCCCACCCGCCTGCGCTGGAGCTGGCCAAGGCAATCGCCGATGTGGCGCCGCAAGGCATGAACCACGTGTTCTTCACAGGCTCCGGCTCCGAAGGCAACGACACCGTACTGCGCATGGTTCGCCATTACTGGGCGTTGAAGGGCAAGAAAAACAAGAACGTCATCATCGGCCGCATCAACGGTTACCACGGCTCTACCGTGGCGGGCGCGGCCCTGGGCGGCATGAGCGGTATGCACCAGCAGGGCGGGGTGATCCCGGATATCGTGCACATCCCGCAGCCCTACTGGTTCGGTGAAGGCGGCGACATGACCGAGGCCGACTTCGGCGTGTGGGCGGCCGAGCAGTTGGAGAAGAAGATCCTCGAAGTTGGCGTGGACAACGTTGCCGCCTTCATCGCCGAGCCGATCCAGGGCGCCGGCGGTGTGATCATCCCGCCGCAGACCTACTGGCCGAAGGTCAAGGAAATCCTGGCCAGGTACGACATCCTCTTCGTCGCCGACGAAGTCATTTGCGGTTTCGGCCGTACCGGTGAGTGGTTCGGTACTGACTACTACGACCTCAAGCCCGACCTGATGACCATCGCCAAGGGCCTGACCTCCGGTTACATCCCCATGGGCGGAGTGATCGTGCGTGACGAAGTGGCCAAGGTCATCAGCGAAGGCGGCGACTTCAACCACGGCTTCACCTATTCCGGCCACCCGGTAGCGGCTGCGGTGGGCCTGGAGAACCTGCGCATTCTGCGCGACGAGCAGATCATCCAGCAGGTGCACGATAAAACCGCACCTTATCTGCAGCAACGCCTGCGCGAACTGGCCGACCACCCGCTGGTAGGCGAAGTCCGCGGCTTGGGCATGCTCGGTGCGATCGAGCTGGTGAAGGACAAGGCCACCCGCGCCCGTTATGAAGGCAAAGGTGTCGGCATGATCTGCCGCCAGCACTGCTTCGACAACGGCCTGATCATGCGCGCCGTGGGCGACACCATGATCATCGCGCCACCGCTGGTGATCAGTGTCGAAGAGATCGACGAGCTGGTGCAGAAGGCTCGCAAGTGCCTGGACCTGACGTACGAAGCTGTTCGGTAAGAAAGGGGCTGCTTCGCATCCCATCGCCGGCAAGCCAGCTCCCACAGGGTTGAGACATGCATTGCAACTGTGGGCGCTGGCTTGGCTGACAGCCAGCGAACCCTGAAGCATTTTGCTTTGTGAGATGAATCATGTACTTTTCAGGGCATTCATCACCCATCCGAAAGTCGCGATTCAACTATGAAAGTGCACGAAGAAATCGAAGGCCTGGCAGTACTGATTCGCGACCTGCGCAAATTCAAAGGCCTGACATTGGGCGAGCTGGCCCAGCGCATCGGCCGTTCGGTAGGCTTTCTGTCCCAGGTCGAACGCGGCGTATCGCGCCCGACCGTGGCCGACCTCACTGCCATCAGCGAAGAGCTCGGTGTCTCGACCGCCTACTTCTACAAGCTGGACAAACCCCGCGAGCTCGACTGGGTCACCCGCCCTCACGAGCGCCGCACGCTGCATCTGGCCGGCGGCATCACCGATGTGCTGGCATCCCCCACGATAACGGGGGCGTTCTCCATGCTCGATAGCCATTTGCAGCCGGGGGCCAGCAGTGGCGAAGAGTACCTGGACGACAGCTCGGAGCAAGGCTGCTTCGTGCTCGAAGGCGAACTGACCGTCTGGCTGGACGGCGGTGAGCCGGTCACGCTGCGCGCCAGTGACAGTTTTCAGTTGCAACCCCATGCCAGTTTTCGTTACGCCAACCTCACCGACAAGCCCACGCGCGTGCTTTGGGTGTTCAGCTGAGGGGCTTGTGCGTCGCATCCGGCTGGCCGGGAAAGTTGGCCTGCAAGCAATATGCTGGCTGCATGGGGTATCCTTATGCCACGCAAACAACTTCGAAGCAGTGAATGAACGATGGGTTTTGAACAACTAGCTGAGCTACGTGACCGCCTGCGGGCGGAAAAAGGGCAGACCAAGGCCGATAGCCCGAAACCGCCCAAGCGCAAGTCGCCCGCGCAGGCGAAGCCGCGTGAGCAGGACCCGGCGGTGGCAGCGATTTGGCCTCTGCAGAAGCATTTTCCCTTGGCTTTCCCGGTCAATCCTGCCCCCAAGGTGCCGCTCAAGGAGGGCATTTTCAAGGATGCCGAGCAACACTTGGAGCTGCTTGGGTTAACCCGTGAGCAGCTGAAACTGGGCATTTCTACGTGGTGCCGGGGTGCTCGATACTGGGCAAGCATGGTGGAAGATGCACCGCGTCTGGACCTGAACGGGCAGGCAGCTGGCGTTGTGACCGCCGCCCAGGCACTGCATGCGAAGCAGCAAGCCTCGCGGCAACGTAGCCAGGACCGCCGCAACCGGGCGAAGTCCAAAGCGCAGTCGCAGTCGCAGTCGCAGACCTCTGCCGCCGACACCGCAGCAGTGCAGACTACCGACTGAATTAAGTCGCGCGTTGCCCTGTCGCCACGCTGGAGGGCAGCCCCTTGCGGGGCTGCCGCCTGCGTTAGGTGTGTGGCAACTTACCTTCAGATCAAAAATCCTGGATTTACCCTGTTCCGGCCCGCCACGCACACTGCGTGTTCGGTCCAATCACTCAGGGTTTCTCATGGTTTTCGAGGGTGAACGCAATAGGGTCGTGTCAAAGCCCCTGTTCAGCCTTTCTTATTTTGTTGGTGTATTCGGGTTCCCGTTCCTTGCCGGCAAAATCATCATCGACAAAGGTTTGTCGATGATGCTGTTGATCCTGCTGGGGGTATCCGTGCTCAATTGGTCGATTACGCTCGGACGGCTGGTGTGGCGCAAGGGCAACTTGCACAACGCCATGGCGTAGACCTCACTCGATCAACTCAAGCCATGGCCAGCGCTCCCGGTAGCTGGCAGCTTTTGCCTTGAACAAGTCGGGGCGTGGATTCAGTTCGTTCATCCTCAAAAGGTTGTTCTGCAAGTCTTCCAGGCCATGGGTGCTGTACAACGAGCCCGTGAGCACATCGACGCCCAGGCAGGTCGAGCGGATCAGGTAGCGGTCAATGCCATCGGTAACCTTGTGCAATGCCGAGTAGGTGCCGCCGAATTTCGCTTGGTACCACAGGTGAACGCGGGCCTGATTGCGCACTTCGACGTTGACGCCCAGGTGCGCACACGCCTGCTGAACCTTGGCGATAACCCGGTCTTCTGCTTCCCAGGACAAGTCGGTGTCGAAATAGGCGATGTCGTAGTCCTTGATACCCCACGCGACAGGCCGCCCGGCGCGTTGGTTCCAGAAGGTCTGGAACAGCGCGCCGGCCGTTAGCATGCAGTGAGGCATATCCAGCGTTGGCAAGATGGCCAGCAGTGCCCGGTTTATCGGGTTTTCCTGGATGGTCGCCAGAACCTGTTCATCAGTCAGTGAATACATGGGTGTCGTCCTTGAAGGCTGCTTGCCAAGGAGCGAGTTTACCCTGTGATAGTGGGCACATCCGCGAAGCATGCGATGCACGCAAGCAGCAGCTCCAGTGCTAGGCATCCACCCTCTGCCCCTTGTGCGCCTGGCGCCATTGTTTGGGGCTGACATCGAACCAGCGGCGAAACGCCCGCGAGAACGCGCTGATTTCCGAGTACCCCAGCAGCAATGCCAACTCGGAAATCGGCAGCGCCGACTGCTGCAGGTAATAGGTCGCCAGCTCCTGGCGCACGGTGTCGACCAGGGTCGAAAAACTCAGCCCCTGCTCCTGCAGGCGGCGTTGCACGGTCCAGCTGGGCAGGCGCAATTGCTCGGCTACCTGCTCCAGGCTCGGGTAGCCGTCGCCCAACAGGGCGCGAACCTGGGTTTTCACATCATCGACAATGCCTGGGCGGTTGAGCGTGCCGGCCTGGCCGCGGAGCAGGTGCATGCTTTCGATGACGATGGCCAGCAAGCGTGGGTCGCGGCCGGGCATTGGCCGGTCGAGCACGCTGCGGCGAAACACCAGCGCATTGCGCTGCTGACCAAACAGCACCGGGGCGTCGAACACTTTGCAGTGCTCATGCCAGGCCTCGGGTTGCGGGTGCTCGAACAACACCTTTTCGGGTGCCCAGTTTTGCCCCAGCGCATGGCGCATCAGGTTGAAGAACATGCCCAGCGACAGTTCGGCGTCCTGCCGCTTGCGCAGGATGGCGCCGTATTGCACCTGGTAGTCCAGGCGGTAGAACTCGCCCATTTCCTCCAGCCGCAACAGGCTGCTCTGCTGGTGCACCGGGAAGGTGTTGACCACGTTGCGCAGGGCATCGCCCAAGGTGGCAGAGCACATGCCCACGTAGCCGAGCAGCCCGAGCGCGTCGGGCTTGAACTGCTGGCCGAAGCGCAGGCCGAAGTTGTCATTGCCGGTTTGCCGAGCCGCCTCCTCGAATACCTGGCAGTACTGGTTCAGGTCCAGGGTGAGGGTAGGGTGCTCCAGGCGCTCGCTGTCGATGCCGGCGCGCCCCAGG
Protein-coding regions in this window:
- a CDS encoding aspartate aminotransferase family protein, yielding MSEQNSQTQAWQALSRDHHLAPFSDVKQLAEKGPRIITSAKGVYLWDSEGNKILDGMAGLWCVAVGYGRDELAEVASQQMKQLPYYNLFFQTAHPPALELAKAIADVAPQGMNHVFFTGSGSEGNDTVLRMVRHYWALKGKKNKNVIIGRINGYHGSTVAGAALGGMSGMHQQGGVIPDIVHIPQPYWFGEGGDMTEADFGVWAAEQLEKKILEVGVDNVAAFIAEPIQGAGGVIIPPQTYWPKVKEILARYDILFVADEVICGFGRTGEWFGTDYYDLKPDLMTIAKGLTSGYIPMGGVIVRDEVAKVISEGGDFNHGFTYSGHPVAAAVGLENLRILRDEQIIQQVHDKTAPYLQQRLRELADHPLVGEVRGLGMLGAIELVKDKATRARYEGKGVGMICRQHCFDNGLIMRAVGDTMIIAPPLVISVEEIDELVQKARKCLDLTYEAVR
- a CDS encoding helix-turn-helix domain-containing protein; translated protein: MKVHEEIEGLAVLIRDLRKFKGLTLGELAQRIGRSVGFLSQVERGVSRPTVADLTAISEELGVSTAYFYKLDKPRELDWVTRPHERRTLHLAGGITDVLASPTITGAFSMLDSHLQPGASSGEEYLDDSSEQGCFVLEGELTVWLDGGEPVTLRASDSFQLQPHASFRYANLTDKPTRVLWVFS
- a CDS encoding ProQ/FinO family protein; this translates as MGFEQLAELRDRLRAEKGQTKADSPKPPKRKSPAQAKPREQDPAVAAIWPLQKHFPLAFPVNPAPKVPLKEGIFKDAEQHLELLGLTREQLKLGISTWCRGARYWASMVEDAPRLDLNGQAAGVVTAAQALHAKQQASRQRSQDRRNRAKSKAQSQSQSQTSAADTAAVQTTD
- a CDS encoding nucleotidyltransferase family protein is translated as MYSLTDEQVLATIQENPINRALLAILPTLDMPHCMLTAGALFQTFWNQRAGRPVAWGIKDYDIAYFDTDLSWEAEDRVIAKVQQACAHLGVNVEVRNQARVHLWYQAKFGGTYSALHKVTDGIDRYLIRSTCLGVDVLTGSLYSTHGLEDLQNNLLRMNELNPRPDLFKAKAASYRERWPWLELIE
- a CDS encoding AraC family transcriptional regulator, translating into MHVIHTGSRQPASAPPGNSIGILASAATGLVGFIGQQGGDAERILGRAGIDSERLEHPTLTLDLNQYCQVFEEAARQTGNDNFGLRFGQQFKPDALGLLGYVGMCSATLGDALRNVVNTFPVHQQSSLLRLEEMGEFYRLDYQVQYGAILRKRQDAELSLGMFFNLMRHALGQNWAPEKVLFEHPQPEAWHEHCKVFDAPVLFGQQRNALVFRRSVLDRPMPGRDPRLLAIVIESMHLLRGQAGTLNRPGIVDDVKTQVRALLGDGYPSLEQVAEQLRLPSWTVQRRLQEQGLSFSTLVDTVRQELATYYLQQSALPISELALLLGYSEISAFSRAFRRWFDVSPKQWRQAHKGQRVDA